From Pseudomonas sp. StFLB209, a single genomic window includes:
- a CDS encoding amino acid permease: MISPDSSGQLAQGFKPRHVTMLSIAGIIGAGLFVGSGHAIAAAGPATILSYLCSGLLVVLVMRMLGEMAVANPDTGSFSTYADQAIGPWAGFTIGWLYWWFWVLVIPIEALAAGHVLHQWFPQVDAWLFALLSIVLLAATNLFSVAKYGEFEFWFALFKVAAIIGFISLGFAVLFGWVPGREASGLTTLMANHGGFAPNGWSAVVGAFITVMFSFIGTEAVTIAAAESASPARNIARATRSVIWRIGVFYILSVFVIISVVPWNDPQLTVVGSYQRALEIMDIPFAKFMVDVVVLVAVGSCMNSSIYISSRMLYSLGKRGEAPAAVRKTSKVGVPRMAVYASVVLGAIITVVSYFAPSGLFEFLLASSGAIALLVYLVIAISQLRMRRTLTRQKVEIALPMWLFPWLTYAVILFISAALVVMMITPDHRAEITSTICLALAISLIGIFVAGKHDAAGQGVEAQEKA; this comes from the coding sequence ATGATCAGCCCCGACTCCAGTGGTCAACTGGCGCAAGGTTTCAAGCCGCGTCATGTCACGATGTTATCGATTGCCGGCATTATCGGCGCCGGCCTGTTCGTTGGCTCCGGTCACGCCATCGCCGCCGCCGGCCCGGCCACCATCCTCTCCTACCTGTGTTCCGGTTTGCTGGTCGTGCTGGTGATGCGCATGCTCGGCGAAATGGCTGTGGCCAACCCGGACACCGGTTCGTTTTCCACCTACGCCGACCAGGCCATCGGGCCATGGGCCGGTTTCACCATCGGCTGGCTGTACTGGTGGTTCTGGGTGCTGGTCATCCCCATCGAAGCGCTGGCCGCCGGCCATGTGCTGCATCAGTGGTTCCCGCAGGTCGATGCCTGGTTGTTCGCCTTGCTGTCGATCGTGCTGCTGGCCGCGACCAACCTGTTCAGCGTGGCCAAGTACGGCGAGTTCGAGTTCTGGTTCGCGCTGTTCAAGGTTGCCGCAATCATCGGTTTCATCAGCCTCGGTTTTGCGGTGTTGTTCGGTTGGGTGCCGGGCCGCGAGGCCAGCGGCCTGACCACCCTGATGGCCAATCATGGCGGCTTTGCCCCCAACGGCTGGTCGGCAGTGGTCGGGGCCTTCATCACGGTGATGTTCAGCTTTATCGGTACTGAAGCGGTGACCATCGCTGCCGCTGAGTCCGCCAGCCCCGCACGCAACATCGCCAGGGCCACCCGCTCGGTGATCTGGCGCATTGGCGTGTTCTACATCCTGTCGGTGTTCGTGATCATTTCCGTGGTGCCATGGAACGACCCGCAACTGACCGTGGTGGGCTCTTACCAGCGGGCGCTGGAGATCATGGACATCCCGTTCGCCAAGTTCATGGTCGATGTGGTGGTGCTGGTCGCGGTGGGTAGCTGCATGAACTCGTCGATCTATATCTCCTCGCGCATGCTCTACTCGTTGGGCAAGCGCGGCGAAGCACCGGCTGCAGTACGCAAGACATCAAAGGTCGGTGTGCCGCGCATGGCGGTGTACGCCAGTGTCGTGCTCGGTGCCATTATCACCGTCGTCAGTTACTTCGCGCCGTCCGGGCTGTTTGAATTCCTGCTGGCCAGTTCCGGCGCCATCGCGTTGCTGGTGTACCTGGTGATCGCTATCTCGCAACTGCGCATGCGCCGCACGCTGACCCGGCAGAAAGTCGAGATTGCCTTGCCGATGTGGCTGTTCCCGTGGCTGACCTATGCGGTGATCCTGTTTATCTCGGCCGCGCTGGTGGTGATGATGATCACCCCGGATCACCGCGCGGAAATCACCTCGACCATCTGCCTGGCGCTGGCCATCTCGCTGATCGGCATCTTCGTTGCCGGTAAGCACGACGCTGCCGGGCAGGGTGTTGAGGCTCAGGAAAAAGCTTAA
- a CDS encoding LysE family translocator gives MTHYLPFIVFAFVASITPGPTNILVLSNSALHGLGVALRIALGASAGAALIVLLTGLGLGEFLQRLPWLQQLMGWLGVAWISLLAWQLWRAPASVLTADSQSKAMGAWAGAGLQLINPKTWLMALAVVSVFTGTQASAVDYGLYAAIFFVIAIPCLLVWALLGRGAAGLLATAQAMQRFNRGMALLLLGSAWGGMLL, from the coding sequence ATGACCCACTATCTGCCCTTCATCGTGTTCGCCTTCGTTGCCTCGATCACACCCGGCCCGACCAATATTCTGGTGCTGAGCAACAGCGCCCTGCATGGCCTGGGCGTCGCGCTGCGCATTGCGTTGGGGGCCAGTGCCGGTGCGGCGCTGATTGTGTTGCTCACCGGGCTGGGCCTGGGCGAGTTTCTCCAGCGCCTGCCCTGGCTGCAACAGCTGATGGGCTGGCTGGGCGTGGCCTGGATCAGCCTGCTGGCCTGGCAACTGTGGCGTGCGCCCGCCAGCGTGCTGACAGCCGATAGCCAGAGCAAAGCCATGGGCGCCTGGGCCGGCGCCGGCCTGCAACTGATCAACCCCAAAACCTGGCTGATGGCCCTGGCGGTGGTCAGCGTGTTTACCGGGACACAGGCAAGCGCTGTCGATTACGGGCTGTATGCCGCGATCTTCTTTGTGATCGCCATTCCCTGCCTGCTGGTCTGGGCGTTGCTGGGGCGCGGGGCGGCTGGTCTGCTGGCAACGGCGCAAGCCATGCAGCGCTTCAATCGCGGCATGGCCTTGCTGTTGTTGGGGTCAGCCTGGGGCGGGATGCTGCTTTAA
- the pilB gene encoding type IV-A pilus assembly ATPase PilB — protein MSDVVLSGLAKQLVASELLTEKAAQQASQQARRDKVSLITYLVQHKLVKSLTLAEMASEQFGVPFMDLHSLDKDGQPKGLVSEKLVRQHHALPLWRRGNKLFIGVSDPTNHQAVTDIQFSTGLNTEAILVEDDKLSDAIERLFDTGGGLAEIGDIDLNVDLEPTDNLKETSLSAQSDADDAPVVRFVNKMLLDAIRLGSSDLHFEPYEKSYRVRFRTDGILHEAAKPPIQLAGRIAARLKVMASLDISERRKPQDGRVKLRISNNKAIDFRMNTLPTLWGEKIVMRILDSASAKMGIDALGYEPDQKALYLEALKQPQGMILVTGPTGSGKTVSLYTGLNILNTVGINISTAEDPVEINLEGINQVNVNPRQGMDFAQALRAFLRQDPDVIMVGEIRDLETAEIAIKASQTGHMVLSTLHTNSAAETLTRLHHMGVASFNIATAINLIIAQRLARKLCKHCRKEIEVPHDTLLKEGFSEAQIGTFTLYAPVGCEQCNGGYKGRVGIYEVVKKTPELERIIMEEGNALQIAAQMRKDGFNDLRTSGLVKVMQGVTSLEEVNRVTKD, from the coding sequence ATGTCTGATGTTGTCCTCAGCGGTCTGGCCAAGCAACTGGTCGCTTCCGAGCTGTTAACCGAAAAAGCCGCCCAGCAGGCCTCCCAGCAGGCGCGCCGCGACAAGGTTTCGCTGATTACCTATCTGGTCCAGCACAAGCTGGTGAAAAGCCTGACACTGGCCGAGATGGCTTCCGAGCAATTCGGTGTGCCATTCATGGACCTGCACAGCCTCGACAAGGACGGCCAGCCCAAAGGACTGGTCAGCGAAAAGCTGGTGCGCCAGCATCACGCCCTGCCGCTCTGGCGGCGCGGCAACAAGCTGTTCATTGGCGTGTCGGACCCGACCAACCATCAAGCTGTTACCGATATCCAGTTCAGCACCGGCCTGAATACCGAAGCCATTCTGGTTGAAGACGATAAGCTCAGCGATGCCATCGAGCGCCTGTTCGATACCGGTGGGGGCCTTGCAGAAATTGGCGACATTGATCTAAACGTCGATCTGGAGCCTACCGATAATCTCAAAGAAACATCGCTCAGCGCCCAAAGCGATGCCGACGACGCGCCGGTGGTGCGCTTCGTCAACAAGATGCTGCTCGATGCCATTCGCCTGGGCTCTTCGGACCTGCACTTCGAGCCCTATGAAAAGAGCTACCGGGTACGCTTTCGCACCGATGGCATCCTGCATGAAGCCGCCAAACCGCCGATTCAGTTGGCCGGGCGGATTGCCGCACGCCTGAAGGTGATGGCCAGCCTGGATATTTCCGAGCGGCGCAAGCCGCAGGACGGGCGGGTCAAGTTGCGCATTTCCAATAACAAGGCCATCGATTTCCGGATGAACACCCTGCCCACTCTGTGGGGCGAAAAGATCGTGATGCGGATTCTCGACTCTGCCAGTGCGAAGATGGGTATCGACGCCCTGGGCTACGAACCGGATCAGAAAGCCCTGTACCTGGAAGCGCTCAAGCAACCGCAAGGCATGATTCTGGTCACCGGCCCGACCGGCTCGGGCAAGACCGTGTCGCTGTACACCGGCCTGAATATTCTCAATACCGTGGGCATCAATATTTCCACCGCCGAAGACCCGGTGGAGATCAACCTCGAAGGCATCAACCAGGTCAACGTCAACCCGCGCCAGGGCATGGACTTCGCCCAGGCCCTGCGAGCGTTTTTGCGTCAGGACCCGGACGTGATCATGGTCGGCGAGATCCGCGACCTGGAAACCGCCGAAATCGCTATCAAGGCCTCGCAGACCGGCCATATGGTGCTCTCGACCCTGCACACCAACAGCGCGGCAGAAACCCTTACGCGCCTGCACCATATGGGCGTGGCTTCGTTCAACATTGCCACCGCGATCAACCTGATCATTGCCCAGCGGCTGGCCCGCAAGCTGTGCAAGCATTGCCGCAAAGAGATCGAAGTGCCGCACGACACCCTGCTTAAAGAAGGCTTCAGCGAGGCGCAGATCGGCACCTTTACCCTGTACGCGCCGGTCGGTTGCGAGCAGTGCAATGGCGGCTATAAGGGCCGGGTGGGGATCTACGAGGTGGTGAAGAAAACCCCGGAACTGGAACGGATCATCATGGAAGAAGGCAATGCCCTGCAAATCGCCGCGCAGATGCGCAAGGACGGCTTCAATGACCTGCGCACCTCTGGTCTGGTGAAAGTGATGCAGGGCGTTACCAGCCTGGAAGAAGTCAACCGGGTGACCAAGGACTAA
- a CDS encoding pilin has translation MNAQKGFTLIELMIVVAIVGILAAVAIPAYQNYSKRAAYTEVIAAMGAVKSAIGVCLAQTQDAAQCDTTGKIGVAALPTAATTGAVGTIAIASGTAAIQATPRAYKGIAATETCTLTPTVNTGAANAGAITWSYTGECVNQGYVKN, from the coding sequence ATGAATGCACAAAAAGGTTTTACCCTGATCGAGCTGATGATCGTTGTAGCGATCGTTGGTATCTTGGCGGCCGTGGCGATCCCGGCTTACCAGAACTATTCAAAGCGTGCGGCCTACACTGAGGTCATTGCTGCAATGGGTGCTGTGAAATCAGCGATTGGCGTATGTCTGGCACAAACACAAGATGCTGCTCAGTGTGACACCACGGGTAAAATTGGTGTCGCCGCCTTGCCGACTGCGGCAACCACTGGCGCTGTAGGCACAATTGCTATTGCATCTGGTACCGCTGCTATCCAGGCTACGCCACGTGCTTACAAGGGCATTGCGGCTACTGAGACTTGCACGCTGACCCCTACTGTTAACACTGGTGCTGCTAACGCCGGTGCTATCACTTGGTCCTACACAGGCGAGTGCGTAAACCAGGGCTACGTGAAGAACTGA
- the acs gene encoding acetate--CoA ligase: MLQLSDFPQADAVRRAARLSPDDYQRLYRQSIEQPEQFWAEQAKAFLDWDAPWTQVCQADLHTGQAQWFKGGKLNVSYNCIDRHLASRGDQPAIIWEGDNPGESAEITYKKLHHHVARLANVLKQRGVKKGDRVCIYMPMIPEAAYAMLACTRIGAVHSVVFGGFSPEALRDRILDADCHTVITADEGVRGGKYIPLKANVDKALQSCPAVTTVLVVERTQGEIDWVEGRDIWYHLALKGVDDHCPPEAMDAEDPLFILYTSGSTGKPKGVLHTTGGYLLHAALTHKLVFDYQDGEVYWCTADVGWVTGHSYIVYGPLANGATTLIFEGVPNYPDSSRFWQVIDKHQVNIFYTAPTALRALMREGSGPLQSTSRSSLRVLGSVGEPINPEAWDWYFRQVGQARCPIVDTWWQTETGGIMLSPLVGEARIKPGCASRPLFGVQPVLLDDKGQPIEGAGSGLLAIKASWPGQIRSVYGDPQRMIDTYFKPYPGYYFTGDGARRDEDGDYWITGRVDDVINVSGHRIGTAEVESAIVLHDSIAEAAVVGYPHEVKGMAIYAFVTPVKGVEPSDTLKQELLTRVSGEIGSFAKPELIQWTPALPKTRSGKIMRRILRKIACNELDSLGDTSTLADPAVVDELIDKRMNR, translated from the coding sequence ATGTTGCAGCTCAGCGATTTCCCTCAAGCCGATGCCGTACGCCGCGCAGCGCGCCTGAGCCCGGATGACTATCAGCGCCTGTATCGGCAGTCTATCGAGCAGCCGGAACAGTTCTGGGCCGAACAGGCCAAGGCCTTTCTCGACTGGGATGCACCCTGGACCCAGGTCTGTCAGGCCGACCTGCACACCGGCCAGGCGCAGTGGTTCAAGGGCGGCAAACTGAACGTCAGCTACAACTGCATCGACCGCCACCTGGCCAGCCGCGGCGATCAGCCGGCCATAATCTGGGAAGGCGACAACCCCGGCGAGTCCGCCGAAATCACCTACAAGAAGCTCCATCACCATGTGGCACGGCTGGCCAACGTGCTCAAGCAACGTGGCGTGAAAAAAGGCGACCGGGTGTGCATCTACATGCCAATGATCCCCGAAGCCGCCTACGCCATGCTCGCCTGCACGCGCATCGGCGCGGTGCATTCAGTGGTGTTTGGCGGCTTCTCTCCAGAAGCGCTGCGCGACCGGATACTCGATGCCGACTGCCATACCGTGATCACTGCCGATGAGGGCGTGCGCGGCGGCAAGTACATCCCGCTCAAGGCCAACGTCGACAAAGCGCTGCAAAGCTGCCCGGCGGTCACTACCGTACTGGTGGTAGAGCGTACCCAAGGCGAGATCGACTGGGTCGAAGGCCGGGATATCTGGTATCACCTGGCGCTCAAAGGGGTCGATGACCATTGCCCGCCCGAGGCGATGGACGCCGAGGACCCGCTGTTTATCCTCTACACCTCCGGCAGCACCGGTAAACCCAAGGGCGTGTTGCACACCACCGGCGGCTACCTGTTGCACGCGGCGCTGACTCACAAGCTGGTGTTCGACTACCAGGATGGCGAAGTCTACTGGTGCACGGCGGATGTCGGCTGGGTCACCGGCCACAGCTACATCGTCTACGGCCCATTGGCCAACGGCGCGACCACCCTGATCTTTGAAGGCGTGCCTAACTACCCGGACAGTTCGCGCTTCTGGCAGGTGATCGACAAGCATCAGGTGAATATCTTCTACACCGCACCAACCGCGCTGCGCGCCCTGATGCGCGAGGGTTCCGGTCCCTTGCAGAGCACTTCGCGCAGCAGCCTGCGGGTGCTGGGCAGTGTCGGCGAGCCGATCAACCCCGAAGCCTGGGACTGGTACTTCCGCCAGGTCGGCCAGGCGCGCTGCCCCATCGTCGATACCTGGTGGCAGACCGAGACCGGCGGCATCATGCTCAGCCCACTGGTGGGTGAGGCGCGGATCAAACCCGGTTGTGCCAGCCGGCCGTTGTTTGGCGTGCAGCCGGTGTTACTCGATGACAAAGGCCAGCCAATCGAAGGCGCGGGCAGTGGCTTGCTGGCGATCAAGGCCAGTTGGCCAGGGCAGATCCGCAGTGTGTACGGTGACCCGCAGCGGATGATCGACACCTATTTCAAGCCTTACCCCGGCTATTACTTCACGGGTGATGGTGCGCGCCGCGACGAGGACGGTGATTACTGGATTACCGGGCGGGTCGATGATGTGATCAATGTGTCCGGGCACCGGATCGGCACGGCGGAGGTCGAGAGCGCGATTGTGCTGCATGACAGCATTGCCGAGGCGGCCGTGGTCGGTTATCCGCATGAGGTCAAAGGCATGGCGATCTATGCCTTTGTGACCCCGGTCAAGGGCGTGGAACCCTCTGATACGCTGAAGCAGGAGTTGCTGACGCGGGTCAGTGGCGAGATCGGCAGCTTTGCCAAGCCTGAGCTGATCCAGTGGACGCCAGCGTTGCCCAAGACCCGTTCGGGCAAGATCATGCGGCGGATCCTGCGCAAGATTGCCTGTAACGAGCTCGACAGCCTGGGGGATACCTCGACCCTGGCCGATCCGGCGGTGGTGGATGAGCTGATCGACAAGCGGATGAACCGTTGA
- a CDS encoding oxygenase MpaB family protein gives MEFIRRRIETQVLSLTGLALGQLDLENPKGDPGLFGPQAVCWRVNGDFTSMLIGGISALMLQTLHPLALSGVWDHSSFRQDMLGRLRRTGQFISGTTYGSTQDAQWLIDKVRRIHLQITGTAPDGRIYAASDPALLTWVHVAEVSCFMAAHLRYLNPQLSPAEQDAYFAETALVAEQLGARNVPRSRQAIAEYLDNIRSELVCDQRSHEVIRLLLAEPAPNRLVKPFGALMMQAGIELLPNWASTMLSRQQSAPKRALIRTAVRSVAPVLRWAVRNGSVHRARRRMGVQ, from the coding sequence ATGGAATTCATTCGCCGTCGTATCGAAACGCAGGTTCTGAGCCTGACCGGCCTGGCGCTCGGTCAGCTCGACCTGGAAAATCCCAAGGGTGACCCTGGCCTGTTCGGCCCGCAGGCGGTGTGCTGGCGGGTCAATGGGGATTTCACCAGTATGCTGATCGGCGGTATCAGCGCGCTGATGCTGCAGACCCTGCATCCACTGGCATTGTCCGGGGTCTGGGATCATTCGAGCTTTCGTCAGGACATGCTCGGTCGCCTGCGCCGCACCGGGCAGTTCATCTCAGGGACCACCTATGGCTCGACGCAGGATGCCCAGTGGCTGATCGACAAGGTACGGCGTATTCACCTGCAGATCACCGGCACTGCACCGGACGGCCGGATTTATGCGGCCAGCGATCCGGCCTTGCTGACCTGGGTGCATGTCGCGGAGGTCAGTTGCTTCATGGCCGCGCACCTGCGTTACCTCAACCCGCAGCTGTCGCCAGCCGAGCAGGACGCCTATTTTGCCGAAACCGCCCTGGTCGCAGAGCAACTGGGTGCCCGCAACGTCCCGCGCTCACGCCAGGCGATTGCCGAGTATCTGGACAATATCCGCAGCGAACTGGTCTGCGACCAGCGCAGTCATGAAGTGATCCGCCTGCTGCTGGCGGAGCCGGCGCCCAATCGGCTGGTCAAACCGTTCGGCGCGCTGATGATGCAGGCCGGTATCGAGCTGTTGCCCAACTGGGCCAGCACCATGCTCAGCCGCCAGCAGAGCGCGCCCAAGCGCGCCCTGATCCGCACCGCCGTGCGCAGCGTGGCGCCGGTATTGCGCTGGGCAGTGCGCAACGGCTCGGTGCACCGGGCGAGGCGGCGCATGGGGGTGCAATAA
- a CDS encoding prepilin peptidase, translated as MSLAEFLAASPAAFIVCTLLLGLLVGSFLNVVIHRLPKMMLRDWQTQAREVLELPAEPAPARYNLILPHSACPHCEHRVRPWENVPVISWLLLKGRCSSCRAPISKRYPLVELACGVLSAGVAWHFGFGWQCAAMLVLGWGLLAMSLIDADHQLLPDSLVLPLLWLGLIVNSFGLFTTLGDALWGAVAGYLSLWTVFWLFKLLTGKEGMGYGDFKLLAMLGAWGGWQILPLTILLSSLVGALLGMILLRLRRHQAGTPMPFGPYLAIAGWIALLWGGQITDSYLQFAGFK; from the coding sequence ATGTCACTGGCCGAATTTCTGGCCGCCTCCCCGGCGGCCTTTATCGTTTGCACCCTGCTGCTCGGCCTGCTGGTCGGCAGCTTCCTGAATGTGGTGATCCACCGCCTGCCGAAGATGATGCTGCGCGACTGGCAGACTCAGGCCCGTGAAGTGCTTGAGCTGCCCGCAGAACCGGCCCCGGCGCGCTACAACCTGATCCTGCCGCATTCCGCTTGCCCGCATTGTGAACACCGTGTCCGCCCCTGGGAAAACGTGCCGGTCATCAGTTGGTTGCTGCTCAAGGGCCGCTGTTCCAGTTGCCGGGCGCCGATCAGTAAACGCTACCCGTTGGTCGAGCTGGCGTGCGGGGTATTATCGGCCGGCGTCGCCTGGCACTTCGGCTTCGGCTGGCAATGCGCAGCAATGCTGGTGCTGGGCTGGGGTCTGTTGGCCATGAGCCTGATCGATGCCGATCACCAGTTGCTCCCCGACAGCCTGGTGCTGCCGCTGTTGTGGCTGGGCCTGATCGTCAACAGCTTCGGCCTGTTCACGACCCTCGGCGATGCGCTGTGGGGGGCGGTGGCCGGTTACCTGTCGTTGTGGACGGTGTTCTGGCTATTCAAGCTGCTGACCGGCAAGGAAGGCATGGGTTATGGCGACTTCAAGCTATTGGCCATGCTCGGCGCCTGGGGCGGCTGGCAGATCCTGCCGCTGACCATTTTGCTGTCGTCACTGGTCGGCGCGCTGCTGGGCATGATTTTGCTGCGTCTGCGCCGCCATCAGGCGGGCACGCCAATGCCTTTTGGTCCTTATCTGGCCATCGCGGGGTGGATCGCTTTGCTATGGGGTGGTCAAATAACCGACTCCTATCTGCAATTTGCCGGTTTTAAATGA
- a CDS encoding AraC family transcriptional regulator: MPTTSWITLKLDAETGIETIRAHFTGHAYDPHWHDCYLVGITEQGVQQFNCRRQLHSSTPGQAFLLEPGEVHDGNAPLSGGFTYSTLYLQPHWLETQMQALFGDAPANSLPGFRQTLAHEPALVQRIAQAFVALHHQDLRIVRHAALDALLETLSATLHWRQAEPGSARLPQVAIRAREYLHAHVEQDIGLDELARASGVDRFRLSRAFKAAYGLAPHAYLVQLRLSLARRLLHQGSTPADVAAALGFADQSHLGRWFRRAYGLSPAAYRKHCTNLPDR, translated from the coding sequence ATGCCGACCACTAGCTGGATCACCCTCAAACTGGATGCCGAAACCGGGATCGAGACCATTCGGGCGCACTTTACCGGCCATGCCTACGACCCGCACTGGCACGACTGTTACCTGGTGGGCATTACCGAGCAGGGCGTGCAGCAATTCAACTGCCGCCGCCAGTTGCACAGCAGCACGCCGGGCCAGGCGTTTTTGCTGGAGCCCGGCGAAGTTCATGACGGCAATGCGCCGCTGAGCGGTGGTTTTACCTATTCGACCCTGTACCTGCAACCGCATTGGCTTGAAACCCAGATGCAGGCATTGTTCGGCGACGCCCCGGCCAACAGCCTGCCCGGCTTTCGTCAGACCCTGGCCCACGAGCCGGCGCTGGTGCAGCGCATCGCCCAGGCCTTTGTCGCGCTGCATCACCAGGATCTGCGGATTGTCCGCCACGCGGCGCTGGATGCTTTGCTGGAAACCCTGAGCGCCACCCTGCACTGGCGTCAGGCCGAACCGGGTAGCGCGCGGCTACCACAGGTGGCTATCCGCGCACGCGAATACCTGCACGCCCACGTCGAGCAGGATATCGGCCTGGATGAGCTGGCGCGGGCCAGCGGCGTCGACCGCTTTCGCCTGTCACGGGCGTTCAAGGCGGCTTATGGGCTAGCGCCACATGCCTATCTAGTGCAACTGCGCCTGAGCCTGGCACGCAGGCTGCTGCATCAGGGCTCGACGCCTGCCGATGTCGCCGCCGCGCTGGGCTTTGCCGACCAGAGCCATCTGGGCCGCTGGTTCCGCCGCGCCTACGGCCTGAGCCCGGCCGCCTACCGCAAGCACTGCACAAACCTTCCAGACCGCTGA
- a CDS encoding cupin domain-containing protein, with product MSQKPITVLRDTTPLPVVDACKWERIEGEPHTVNLNAYTSEDGSKIMGTWICTPGKWRVEYVKWEYCDFQEGYCIITPDGQEPIHLKAGDKFIVEVGMKGTWEVVETVRKYFVFA from the coding sequence ATGAGCCAGAAACCGATCACCGTCCTGCGCGACACCACTCCCTTGCCCGTTGTCGATGCCTGCAAATGGGAGCGCATCGAGGGCGAGCCGCATACCGTTAACCTCAATGCCTACACCTCCGAGGACGGCTCGAAGATCATGGGCACCTGGATCTGCACGCCGGGTAAGTGGCGCGTGGAGTATGTGAAGTGGGAATACTGCGACTTCCAGGAAGGCTATTGCATCATCACCCCCGATGGCCAAGAGCCGATTCATCTGAAAGCCGGTGACAAGTTCATCGTTGAAGTTGGCATGAAGGGCACCTGGGAAGTGGTTGAAACCGTGCGCAAGTATTTCGTGTTCGCCTGA
- a CDS encoding type II secretion system F family protein, translating to MAKKAVKLSTFNWEGLDRKGAKVRGEMDGHNPALIKAQLRKQGINPTKVRKKSTSIFGSRGKKIKPLDIAFFSRQMATMMKAGVPLLQSFDIIAEGSEKPAMRVLVESLKQDVAAGNSFATALRQKPQYFDELYCNLVDAGEQAGALEALLDRVATYKEKTEALKAKIKKAMTYPAAVMIVAAIVSSILLIKVVPQFKSVFEGFGAELPAFTLMVIGLSEVFEQWWYIILGGLIGGIFLFLRSYNNSQKFRDTVDRFLLKLPLVGPLIYKSSVARYARTLATTFAAGVPLVEALDSVAGATGNVVFKNAVYKVKQDVATGMQLNFSMRSTNVFPSLAIQMTAIGEESGALDSMLDKVATYYEDEVDNMVNNLTTLMEPMIMAVLGVIVGGLVIAMYLPIFKLGAAV from the coding sequence ATGGCCAAGAAGGCAGTCAAACTCAGTACCTTCAATTGGGAAGGCCTGGACCGCAAAGGCGCCAAGGTGCGTGGCGAGATGGACGGTCACAACCCGGCACTGATCAAGGCCCAGTTGCGCAAGCAGGGCATCAACCCGACCAAGGTGCGCAAAAAATCCACCTCGATCTTTGGCAGCCGGGGCAAAAAGATCAAACCGCTGGATATCGCCTTCTTCTCACGGCAGATGGCGACCATGATGAAAGCCGGCGTGCCGCTGCTGCAGTCGTTCGACATCATTGCCGAAGGCTCGGAAAAACCGGCCATGCGCGTGCTGGTCGAGTCGCTGAAGCAGGACGTGGCAGCCGGTAACAGCTTTGCCACCGCACTGCGCCAGAAGCCGCAGTATTTCGACGAGCTGTATTGCAACCTGGTGGACGCCGGCGAACAGGCCGGTGCCCTTGAAGCGTTGCTGGACCGGGTCGCCACCTACAAGGAAAAAACCGAAGCGCTCAAGGCCAAGATCAAGAAAGCCATGACCTATCCGGCAGCGGTGATGATAGTGGCGGCCATCGTCTCGTCGATTCTGTTGATCAAGGTCGTGCCGCAATTCAAGTCGGTGTTCGAAGGCTTCGGTGCCGAGCTACCGGCCTTTACCCTGATGGTGATTGGCCTTTCCGAAGTATTTGAACAATGGTGGTACATCATCCTCGGCGGGCTGATCGGCGGGATTTTTCTGTTCCTGCGCAGCTACAACAACTCGCAGAAATTCCGCGATACGGTTGACCGTTTTCTGCTCAAGCTACCGCTGGTAGGCCCGCTGATCTACAAGTCCTCCGTGGCGCGCTATGCCCGCACCCTGGCCACGACCTTTGCCGCCGGCGTGCCGCTGGTCGAAGCGCTGGACTCGGTGGCCGGTGCGACCGGCAACGTGGTGTTCAAGAATGCGGTATACAAGGTCAAGCAGGACGTGGCGACCGGTATGCAACTGAACTTCTCGATGCGCTCGACCAATGTATTTCCCAGCCTGGCGATCCAGATGACCGCCATCGGCGAAGAATCTGGCGCACTGGACAGCATGCTCGACAAGGTCGCGACCTACTACGAAGACGAAGTGGACAATATGGTCAATAACCTCACCACCCTGATGGAGCCGATGATCATGGCGGTACTGGGGGTGATTGTCGGCGGCCTGGTGATCGCCATGTACCTGCCGATCTTCAAACTGGGGGCGGCGGTCTGA